In a genomic window of Streptomyces sp. BHT-5-2:
- a CDS encoding YciI family protein: MQFLLIAYDAKDERARQRRLAARERHLAQGPSLIAEGKALFGTAILDDEGRMIGSMLVMEFPTRADFDAWLETEPYVTDGVWGDVQVQPCQAGPLFLEALVRG; the protein is encoded by the coding sequence ATGCAGTTCCTGCTGATCGCGTACGACGCCAAGGACGAACGGGCGCGGCAGCGGCGACTGGCCGCCCGTGAACGCCACCTGGCGCAGGGCCCCTCGCTGATCGCCGAGGGAAAGGCCCTCTTCGGTACCGCGATCCTGGACGACGAGGGGCGGATGATCGGCTCCATGCTGGTGATGGAGTTCCCCACGCGCGCGGACTTCGATGCCTGGCTGGAGACGGAGCCGTATGTGACGGACGGGGTGTGGGGCGATGTCCAGGTCCAGCCGTGCCAGGCAGGGCCGTTGTTCCTGGAGGCACTGGTGCGGGGGTGA